The following are encoded together in the Bacillus sp. NP157 genome:
- the gltB gene encoding glutamate synthase large subunit — translation MKQGAPSLYDEAFEHDSCGFGIVAQIDGHASAKLVDTAFDALAKLSHRGGVNADGISGDGCGVLIRRPVEWLRALASSAGITVSTQFAAGVVFLDPETQAAAVVALETEIVAAGLRVAGWRDVAVDPSACGPLAASSMPLVRQVFVDAPGDMPPARFEAALFRARRRAEQALRGDRQFYVVSLSGEVIGYKAMAAPGHLRDVYPDLKHPALVADAVVFHQRFSTNTSPKWRLAQPFRFLAHNGEINTIRANRRWMQARGSVMRSEHVDLSDIGPLVTQDGSDSESLDNALEVLLRGGMDLLTAMRVLVPPAYAAREDIDEDLAAFYEYYALHSEPWDGPAGLVMCDGRYAACTLDRNGLRPARWALSDDNHLIVASEAGLWDVPSSRIVAKGRLAPGEMIAVDFREHRLLRDADIDAINRARAPFREWLRDGVTYLESDLIDPSLAAEPLPAEELRRYQKLFGLSREESESVLKVLAETEAEATGSMGDDTPMAVLSRQVRPLFDRFRQGFAQVTNPPIDPLRERLVMSLVTQIGQERNIFDLGPENARQILLNSPILSQRKLRQILANKAYADTPRFDLMYGGDDTLEQALARLCDDVEAAVRGGVQVVFLSDRYPRRDLLPIHALLATGAVHARLVETGLRCQCNIMVETATTRDPHQFACLLGFGATAIYPWLAYQSLFDLGRSGHLRKGEGGPREIGRNYRRGIRKGLLKILSKMGISTVAGYRGAQLFEIVGLSKDVVDACFPGTPSRIGGSTFADLEHEQRVLAAEAWDEAQSLRAGGLYKYVHGGEFHMYNPDVIASLQVAVRTGEWSDYETYARYVDTRPASALRDLLVPRDATPIPLDEVEPVEAILKRFDSAGMSLGALSPEAHEALAIAMNRLGARSNSGEGGEDPARYGTDRQSKIKQVASGRFGVTPAYLVNAEVLQIKIAQGAKPGEGGQLPGHKVDATIARLRYAKPGIGLISPPPHHDIYSIEDLAQLIHDLKEVNPQALVSVKLVSHAGVGTVAAGVVKAGADLITVSGHDGGTGASPLTSIKYAGTPWELGLAETQQTLRLNDLRGRVRLQTDGGLKTGLDVIKAAMLGAESFGFGTGPMVALGCKYLRICHLNNCATGVATQHPVLRTKHFIGLPDMVMNYFRFVAEDVRRHLARLGVRSLAELVGQSGRLEQRSGVTAVQDRLDLSPLISEDGLGEQVDFACTLARNPMRDPAALASRISADVREIVKDGLGGTFSYPIANTDRAIGARLSGDVARRWGDAGMVDRPINLHLTGSAGQSLGAWNAAGVHIDLVGEANDGVGKGMAGGRLVIRPPADSPFKSQEASIIGNTCLYGATGGELYAAGQAGERFAVRNSGALAVVEGAGDHCCEYMTGGVVAVLGRTGLNFGAGMTGGFAYVLDVDRSFVDCYNHELVDIVRISHEGMEHYMQHLRQLIARHAELTDSAWGRRVLGDFRGLLQRFWLVKPKAASLDALAEELRSAA, via the coding sequence GTGAAGCAAGGCGCACCGAGCCTCTACGACGAGGCTTTCGAACACGACAGTTGCGGTTTCGGCATCGTTGCGCAGATCGACGGGCACGCGAGCGCGAAGCTCGTCGATACCGCGTTCGACGCACTGGCAAAGCTTTCCCACCGCGGTGGCGTGAACGCCGACGGCATCAGCGGCGACGGTTGCGGCGTGCTTATCCGCCGCCCGGTCGAGTGGTTACGTGCGCTCGCTTCCAGCGCCGGCATCACCGTGTCCACGCAGTTCGCCGCGGGCGTCGTCTTCCTCGATCCCGAGACGCAGGCTGCCGCGGTAGTTGCACTTGAAACCGAAATCGTCGCGGCCGGCCTGCGTGTCGCCGGCTGGCGCGACGTCGCCGTCGATCCCAGCGCGTGCGGTCCGCTCGCTGCTTCCTCGATGCCGCTCGTGCGCCAGGTGTTCGTCGATGCGCCGGGCGACATGCCGCCGGCCAGGTTCGAAGCCGCCCTGTTCCGTGCGCGCCGTCGCGCCGAACAGGCCCTGCGCGGCGATCGCCAGTTCTACGTGGTCTCGCTGTCGGGCGAAGTCATCGGCTACAAGGCGATGGCCGCGCCGGGCCACCTGCGCGATGTCTATCCCGACCTGAAGCATCCCGCGCTGGTCGCCGATGCCGTCGTCTTCCACCAGCGCTTCTCGACCAACACGTCGCCGAAGTGGCGCCTGGCCCAGCCGTTCCGTTTCCTCGCCCACAACGGCGAGATCAACACCATCCGCGCCAACCGCCGCTGGATGCAGGCGCGAGGCAGCGTCATGCGTTCCGAGCACGTCGACCTGTCCGACATCGGCCCGCTGGTCACCCAGGACGGTTCCGATTCGGAAAGCCTGGACAACGCGCTGGAAGTGCTGCTGCGGGGCGGCATGGACCTGCTCACCGCGATGCGCGTGCTGGTGCCGCCGGCTTACGCCGCGCGCGAAGACATCGACGAAGACCTTGCCGCCTTCTACGAGTACTACGCGCTGCACAGCGAGCCGTGGGATGGCCCGGCCGGCCTGGTGATGTGCGACGGCCGCTATGCTGCGTGCACGCTCGACCGCAACGGCCTGCGTCCTGCGCGTTGGGCGCTGTCCGACGACAACCACCTCATCGTCGCCTCCGAAGCCGGCCTGTGGGACGTGCCGTCCTCGCGCATCGTCGCGAAGGGTCGGCTGGCGCCGGGCGAGATGATCGCGGTGGATTTCCGCGAGCACCGCCTGCTGCGCGATGCGGACATCGATGCGATCAACCGTGCACGTGCGCCGTTCCGCGAATGGCTGCGCGATGGCGTGACCTACCTCGAGTCCGACCTGATCGACCCGAGCCTCGCCGCCGAACCGCTGCCCGCCGAAGAGCTGCGCCGTTACCAGAAACTGTTCGGCCTCTCCCGCGAAGAGAGCGAGTCGGTGCTGAAGGTGCTGGCCGAGACCGAAGCCGAAGCCACCGGTTCGATGGGCGACGACACGCCGATGGCGGTGTTGTCGCGCCAGGTGCGGCCGCTGTTCGATCGCTTCCGCCAGGGCTTCGCCCAGGTGACCAATCCGCCGATCGATCCGCTGCGCGAGCGGCTGGTCATGTCGCTGGTCACCCAGATCGGCCAGGAACGCAACATCTTCGACCTCGGTCCGGAGAACGCGCGGCAGATCCTGCTGAACTCGCCGATCCTGTCCCAGCGCAAGCTGCGCCAGATCCTGGCTAACAAGGCTTACGCCGACACGCCGCGCTTCGACCTGATGTACGGCGGCGACGACACGCTGGAACAGGCGCTCGCGCGCCTGTGCGACGACGTCGAAGCGGCCGTGCGCGGTGGCGTGCAGGTGGTGTTCCTCAGCGACCGCTATCCGCGTCGCGACCTGTTGCCGATCCATGCGCTGCTCGCCACCGGCGCGGTGCATGCGCGCCTGGTCGAAACCGGCCTGCGATGTCAGTGCAACATCATGGTCGAGACCGCCACCACGCGCGATCCGCACCAGTTCGCCTGCCTGCTCGGCTTCGGCGCGACCGCGATCTATCCCTGGCTCGCTTACCAGAGCCTGTTCGACCTCGGCCGTAGCGGTCACCTGCGCAAGGGCGAAGGCGGCCCGCGCGAGATCGGCCGCAACTACCGCCGTGGCATCCGCAAGGGCCTGCTGAAGATCCTGTCGAAGATGGGCATCTCCACCGTGGCTGGCTATCGCGGTGCGCAGCTGTTCGAGATCGTCGGCCTGTCGAAGGACGTGGTCGATGCCTGCTTCCCGGGCACGCCCTCGCGTATCGGTGGCAGCACCTTCGCCGACCTGGAACACGAGCAGCGCGTGCTCGCCGCGGAAGCCTGGGACGAAGCCCAGTCGCTGCGTGCCGGTGGCCTGTACAAGTACGTGCACGGTGGCGAATTCCACATGTACAACCCGGACGTCATCGCAAGCCTGCAGGTGGCGGTGCGCACGGGCGAGTGGAGCGACTACGAGACCTACGCGCGCTACGTCGACACGCGTCCCGCCTCGGCCCTGCGCGACCTGCTGGTACCGCGCGACGCCACGCCGATCCCGCTCGACGAGGTCGAGCCGGTCGAAGCCATCCTCAAGCGCTTCGATTCGGCGGGCATGTCGCTCGGTGCGTTGTCGCCCGAAGCACACGAAGCGCTCGCCATCGCGATGAACCGGCTGGGCGCGCGCAGCAACTCCGGCGAAGGCGGCGAAGATCCCGCGCGTTACGGCACCGACCGCCAGTCGAAGATCAAGCAGGTGGCGTCCGGTCGCTTCGGCGTCACCCCGGCCTACCTCGTCAACGCCGAGGTGCTGCAGATCAAGATCGCGCAGGGTGCGAAGCCCGGCGAGGGTGGTCAGTTGCCCGGCCATAAGGTCGACGCGACGATCGCCCGCCTGCGTTACGCCAAGCCCGGCATCGGCCTCATCTCGCCGCCGCCACACCACGACATCTACTCGATCGAAGACCTGGCCCAGCTGATCCACGACCTGAAGGAAGTGAATCCGCAGGCGCTGGTCTCGGTGAAGCTGGTCTCGCACGCGGGCGTCGGCACGGTGGCGGCAGGCGTGGTGAAAGCAGGTGCGGACCTGATCACGGTGTCCGGCCACGACGGCGGCACCGGTGCCAGCCCGCTCACCTCGATCAAGTACGCCGGCACGCCGTGGGAACTCGGCCTTGCCGAGACCCAGCAGACGCTGCGCCTGAACGATCTGCGCGGGCGCGTGCGCCTGCAGACCGACGGTGGCCTGAAGACCGGCCTCGACGTGATCAAGGCGGCCATGCTCGGTGCGGAAAGCTTCGGCTTCGGCACGGGCCCGATGGTCGCGCTGGGCTGCAAGTACCTGCGCATCTGCCACCTGAACAACTGCGCCACCGGCGTGGCCACGCAGCATCCGGTGCTGCGCACGAAGCACTTCATCGGCTTGCCGGACATGGTGATGAACTACTTCCGCTTCGTCGCGGAAGACGTGCGTCGCCACCTCGCGCGCCTCGGCGTGCGTTCGCTGGCGGAGCTGGTCGGCCAGTCCGGCCGCCTCGAGCAGCGTTCGGGCGTCACCGCCGTGCAGGATCGCCTCGACCTCTCGCCGCTGATCAGCGAAGACGGCCTGGGCGAGCAGGTGGATTTCGCCTGCACGCTGGCACGCAATCCCATGCGTGATCCCGCGGCGCTGGCGAGCCGGATCTCGGCGGACGTGCGCGAGATCGTGAAGGACGGCCTCGGCGGTACCTTCAGCTATCCGATCGCGAACACCGACCGTGCCATCGGCGCGCGCCTGTCCGGCGACGTCGCCCGTCGCTGGGGCGATGCCGGCATGGTCGATCGCCCGATCAACCTGCATCTCACCGGGTCGGCGGGGCAGAGTCTGGGCGCGTGGAATGCCGCGGGCGTGCACATCGACCTCGTCGGCGAAGCGAACGACGGCGTGGGCAAGGGCATGGCCGGTGGCCGGCTGGTGATCCGTCCGCCGGCGGACTCGCCGTTCAAGAGCCAGGAGGCGTCGATCATCGGCAACACCTGCCTGTATGGCGCGACCGGTGGCGAGCTGTATGCCGCTGGCCAGGCCGGCGAACGCTTCGCCGTGCGCAACTCCGGCGCGCTCGCCGTCGTCGAAGGCGCGGGCGACCATTGCTGCGAATACATGACCGGCGGCGTCGTCGCCGTGCTCGGCCGCACCGGGCTGAACTTCGGCGCGGGCATGACCGGTGGTTTCGCCTACGTGCTCGACGTCGACCGCAGCTTCGTCGATTGCTACAACCACGAACTCGTCGACATCGTGCGCATCTCGCACGAAGGCATGGAACATTACATGCAGCACCTGCGCCAGCTCATCGCCCGCCACGCGGAACTGACGGACAGCGCCTGGGGCCGTCGCGTGCTCGGCGACTTCCGCGGCCTGTTGCAGCGTTTCTGGCTGGTCAAGCCGAAGGCCGCCAGCCTCGACGCACTGGCTGAAGAACTGCGGAGCGCCGCATGA
- a CDS encoding FAD-dependent oxidoreductase, giving the protein MSAKDFRFLDLPRQTPRTVPVAVRVLGYGEISGDFASGEASSQSGRCIDCGNPYCEHACPVHNYIPNWLKLVQDGRLFEAATLMHETNPLPEICGRVCPQDRLCEGACTLEQGDFGAVTIGSVERWVTDEAFRQGWRPDLSRVKETGARVAIVGAGPAGLAAADRLRRAGIAADVFDRQHEIGGLLTFGIPPFKLDKNVVLTRRGVLEGMGVRFHLGVEIGRDIEFDELLNDYDAVFVGTGAYTYVDGQLDGRELGGVHDALPFLIANTERLLREQPPVPEYDLAGKHVVVLGGGDTGMDCNRTAIRLGAASVTCVYRRDEPSMPGSRREVGYSREEGVRFLFQRQPISLVGEGGKVKAVRVVETQLVDAGDGRPRPQNVAGSETDLRADVVIQAFGFQPSPPDWCDAFGIARDRSGRIVTGAEGSLPHQTSNPRIFAGGDNVRGADLVVRAVYDGREAAASIVRMLATARATVAV; this is encoded by the coding sequence ATGAGCGCGAAAGACTTCCGCTTCCTCGACCTGCCGCGGCAGACGCCGCGCACCGTGCCCGTCGCGGTCCGCGTGCTTGGCTACGGCGAGATCTCCGGCGACTTCGCCTCGGGCGAGGCCTCGTCGCAGTCGGGGCGCTGCATCGATTGTGGCAACCCGTACTGCGAACACGCGTGCCCGGTGCACAACTACATCCCGAACTGGCTGAAGCTCGTCCAGGACGGCCGCCTGTTCGAAGCCGCGACCCTGATGCACGAGACCAACCCGTTGCCGGAGATCTGCGGCCGCGTCTGCCCGCAGGACCGCCTGTGCGAAGGTGCGTGCACGCTGGAGCAGGGTGACTTCGGTGCGGTGACGATCGGTAGCGTCGAGCGCTGGGTGACCGACGAAGCCTTCCGCCAGGGCTGGCGTCCGGATCTTTCCCGCGTGAAGGAAACCGGTGCGCGCGTCGCGATCGTGGGTGCAGGCCCGGCCGGCCTCGCCGCCGCGGATCGCCTGCGTCGCGCGGGTATCGCCGCCGACGTGTTCGATCGCCAGCATGAAATCGGTGGCCTGCTGACCTTCGGCATCCCGCCGTTCAAGCTCGACAAGAACGTGGTGCTGACGCGCCGCGGCGTGCTCGAAGGGATGGGCGTGCGCTTCCATCTCGGCGTCGAGATCGGCCGCGATATCGAATTCGATGAATTGCTCAACGATTACGACGCCGTGTTCGTCGGCACCGGTGCCTACACCTATGTCGATGGCCAGCTCGACGGTCGCGAACTCGGCGGCGTGCACGACGCGCTGCCGTTCCTCATCGCCAACACCGAACGCCTGCTGCGCGAGCAGCCGCCGGTGCCGGAATACGACCTCGCCGGCAAGCACGTCGTCGTGCTCGGCGGCGGCGACACCGGCATGGACTGCAACCGCACGGCGATCCGCCTCGGTGCCGCGTCGGTGACCTGCGTCTACCGTCGCGACGAGCCGAGCATGCCGGGCTCGCGCCGCGAGGTGGGTTATAGCCGCGAGGAGGGCGTGCGTTTCCTGTTCCAGCGGCAGCCGATCTCGCTGGTCGGCGAGGGCGGCAAGGTGAAGGCGGTGCGCGTGGTCGAAACGCAGCTGGTCGATGCGGGCGATGGACGCCCGCGTCCGCAGAACGTCGCGGGCAGCGAGACCGACCTGCGTGCCGACGTGGTGATCCAGGCCTTCGGTTTCCAGCCGAGCCCGCCGGACTGGTGCGACGCCTTCGGCATCGCGCGCGACCGCAGCGGCCGCATCGTCACCGGCGCGGAAGGCAGCCTGCCACACCAGACCTCCAACCCGCGCATCTTCGCCGGTGGCGACAACGTCCGCGGCGCCGACCTCGTCGTCCGTGCCGTCTACGATGGCCGCGAAGCCGCCGCGTCCATCGTCCGCATGCTGGCCACCGCGAGGGCCACCGTCGCCGTGTAA
- a CDS encoding NRDE family protein, whose amino-acid sequence MCLIAFAWRVHPRWRLVLLGNRDEFHARPTAPLAYWDEAPQVAAGRDLEAGGTWAGVAPNGRASIITNVRDLTADHSGLSRGLLVADYLGANLPAAVHAQELAATARDYRPFNLLTFDHDSAFYLGNHPEPRSEQVTDGIHGLSNADFNAPWPKTRALVHRLEAWVEDRREDTDALFAMLSDQGRWPDDLLPDTGIGIERERFLSSAFIAGENYGTRASTVILVGHDDATTIIERRFGPNGTPTGETTLTLPL is encoded by the coding sequence ATGTGCCTGATCGCCTTTGCCTGGCGCGTGCATCCGCGCTGGCGCCTCGTCCTGCTCGGTAACCGCGACGAATTCCACGCCCGACCCACGGCGCCACTGGCGTATTGGGACGAAGCACCGCAGGTCGCCGCGGGTCGCGATCTTGAGGCTGGGGGCACCTGGGCCGGTGTCGCGCCGAATGGACGGGCGAGCATCATCACCAACGTGCGCGACCTCACGGCAGACCACAGCGGGCTATCCCGCGGCCTGCTGGTCGCCGACTACCTTGGCGCGAACCTGCCTGCCGCCGTGCACGCGCAGGAACTGGCCGCCACCGCCAGGGACTACCGTCCGTTCAACCTGCTGACCTTCGACCACGACAGCGCGTTCTATCTGGGCAACCACCCCGAGCCCCGCTCGGAACAGGTCACCGACGGCATCCACGGCCTGTCCAACGCGGACTTCAACGCCCCCTGGCCGAAGACCCGGGCACTGGTCCATCGTCTCGAAGCGTGGGTCGAAGACCGCCGCGAGGACACCGACGCGCTGTTCGCGATGCTCTCCGACCAGGGCCGCTGGCCGGACGACCTGCTGCCGGACACCGGCATCGGCATCGAGCGCGAACGCTTCCTCTCCAGCGCCTTTATCGCCGGCGAAAACTACGGCACCCGCGCCAGCACCGTCATCCTCGTCGGCCACGACGACGCCACCACCATCATCGAACGCCGCTTCGGCCCCAACGGCACCCCCACGGGCGAAACCACCCTCACTCTCCCCCTGTAG
- a CDS encoding SDR family oxidoreductase, which produces MKIDLSKRSAIVTGSTAGIGLAIAQGLAAAGASVVITGRTQARVDAAIAEIGKHVPGAKLTGVAADLGSVEGAAALIKAVPSTDILVNNLGIFEPKGFFDITDEEWSRFFEVNVNSGVRLSRHYAKGMADRGWGRVQFISSESALQIPAEMVHYGMTKTAQLAVSRGLAETLSGTGVTVNAVLPGPTLSEGVGEFFNKIAKDQGKSLEEVEKDFISTHRPTSLIERLLTVEEVANMSVYLASEQASGTTGAAVRVDGGVARQVV; this is translated from the coding sequence ATGAAGATCGACCTTTCCAAGCGCAGCGCCATCGTCACCGGTTCGACCGCCGGCATCGGCCTGGCGATCGCCCAGGGCCTGGCTGCCGCCGGCGCCAGCGTCGTCATCACCGGCCGCACCCAGGCCCGCGTCGATGCGGCCATCGCCGAGATCGGCAAGCACGTCCCGGGAGCGAAGCTGACGGGCGTCGCCGCCGACCTCGGTAGCGTCGAAGGCGCCGCCGCCCTGATCAAGGCCGTGCCCAGCACCGACATCCTCGTCAACAACCTCGGCATCTTCGAGCCGAAGGGTTTCTTCGACATCACGGACGAAGAGTGGTCGCGCTTCTTCGAGGTGAACGTGAACTCGGGCGTACGCCTGTCGCGCCACTACGCGAAGGGCATGGCCGATCGTGGCTGGGGCCGCGTGCAGTTCATCTCCAGCGAATCGGCCCTGCAGATCCCGGCCGAGATGGTTCACTACGGCATGACCAAGACCGCCCAGCTCGCCGTGTCGCGCGGCCTCGCCGAGACCCTGTCCGGCACGGGCGTCACCGTCAACGCGGTGCTGCCGGGCCCGACCCTCTCCGAGGGCGTGGGTGAGTTCTTCAACAAGATCGCGAAGGACCAGGGCAAGTCGCTGGAAGAAGTCGAGAAGGACTTCATCAGCACCCACCGCCCGACCTCGCTGATCGAGCGCCTGCTCACCGTCGAAGAGGTCGCCAACATGTCGGTCTACCTCGCCTCCGAACAGGCCAGCGGCACCACCGGTGCAGCGGTCCGCGTCGACGGCGGCGTCGCCCGCCAGGTCGTCTGA
- a CDS encoding YchJ family protein, which produces MATKDNGCPCDSGKAYAACCGKWHAGEPAPTAEALMRSRYTAYVMGLTDYLLATWHPSARPVSLELGDQSPKPTWLGLTVKRHENPTPDTAIVEFVARVRFGGASAHKMHEVSRFVREGGRWYYMDGDVD; this is translated from the coding sequence ATGGCGACGAAGGACAACGGTTGCCCCTGCGACAGTGGCAAGGCATACGCCGCCTGCTGCGGGAAGTGGCACGCCGGCGAACCGGCTCCGACGGCCGAGGCGCTGATGCGCTCGCGCTATACCGCCTACGTCATGGGCCTGACCGACTACCTGCTGGCGACGTGGCATCCGTCGGCCCGACCGGTGTCGCTGGAACTGGGCGACCAGTCGCCGAAGCCGACGTGGCTGGGTCTCACGGTGAAGCGCCACGAGAATCCCACCCCGGACACGGCCATCGTCGAGTTCGTCGCGCGTGTGCGTTTCGGCGGGGCAAGCGCGCACAAGATGCACGAGGTCAGCCGCTTCGTTCGCGAGGGCGGCCGCTGGTATTACATGGACGGTGACGTCGACTGA
- a CDS encoding lipocalin family protein — MRDLLATLTRAMAHPGIASTPVTAVADLDLERYAGAWHEIARLPMYFQRKCTGNVTAHYTPNIDGTVTVENRCDTAEGPIASQGVARRPEAFARGKLEVTFVPPWLRWLPPVWADYWVIALDEDYQWSMVGQPGRKYLWILSRTPVMDDAVFEDLKARAVAMGYDLSALIVDRPGP, encoded by the coding sequence ATGCGCGACCTCCTCGCGACCCTGACCCGGGCCATGGCCCACCCCGGTATCGCTTCCACGCCCGTCACGGCCGTCGCCGACCTCGACCTGGAGCGCTATGCGGGCGCGTGGCACGAGATCGCCCGCCTGCCCATGTATTTCCAGCGCAAGTGCACGGGCAACGTCACCGCCCACTACACGCCGAACATCGATGGCACGGTCACCGTCGAGAACCGCTGCGACACCGCAGAAGGCCCGATCGCCAGCCAGGGCGTCGCCCGACGACCGGAGGCATTCGCGCGCGGCAAGCTTGAAGTCACCTTCGTGCCGCCCTGGCTGCGCTGGCTACCGCCGGTGTGGGCGGATTACTGGGTGATCGCGCTGGACGAGGACTACCAGTGGTCGATGGTCGGCCAGCCCGGCCGGAAGTACCTGTGGATCCTGTCGCGCACGCCCGTGATGGACGATGCCGTGTTCGAGGACCTGAAGGCGCGGGCGGTGGCGATGGGGTACGACCTGTCGGCATTGATCGTGGATCGACCGGGGCCGTGA
- a CDS encoding HutD family protein, producing MTIIPFDALVAVPWKNGLGITRELAVEPHGASMEDFAWRVSIADVDTASPFSVFPGIDRTIVLLDGAGFTMVLDGDREHALTTPCVPFAFPGEARVDVRLAGGATRDFNLMVRRGVATARLDVLQGPGVFADIALVHIARGTAEADGAALAQGDTALDTRRLVLPPGTQAVAITL from the coding sequence ATGACGATCATTCCTTTCGATGCCCTGGTCGCCGTGCCGTGGAAGAACGGCCTCGGCATCACGCGCGAGCTCGCCGTCGAGCCGCATGGTGCATCGATGGAGGATTTCGCATGGCGGGTCAGCATCGCCGACGTCGACACGGCGTCGCCGTTCTCCGTCTTCCCCGGCATCGACCGCACCATCGTGCTGCTCGACGGTGCGGGATTCACGATGGTGCTGGACGGTGATCGCGAGCATGCGCTGACCACGCCGTGCGTGCCGTTCGCGTTCCCGGGCGAAGCAAGGGTCGACGTGCGACTCGCGGGCGGTGCCACGCGCGATTTCAACCTGATGGTCCGGCGTGGCGTCGCCACGGCAAGGCTCGACGTGCTGCAAGGCCCCGGCGTGTTCGCCGACATCGCCCTCGTCCACATCGCCCGCGGCACCGCCGAAGCCGATGGCGCCGCCCTGGCGCAAGGCGACACCGCGCTCGACACCCGCCGCCTGGTCCTTCCCCCCGGCACCCAAGCCGTAGCAATCACCCTGTAG